The following DNA comes from Polynucleobacter necessarius.
CCCATCAGAGCCAAAAATAAGCTCATTTATAAATTTCCCCATTAATGCAATAAAATCAAATGAATTAGAGTATTTGAATGCTGAGGGTTTGGTCGGTGGTTTAGTGAATTATTACCCTAATGCAGATGCATTGAATCAGGCTATCGTAAATTACATTAGGTACGTGGATGTAGTTTTGGATGTGGGTTGCGGCATTGTGCCAATGGCCTATTTTCGACCAAAAATTCATTTAATGGTTGAGCCATGGCAAGAGTACGTTGATATTCTTGTACAGAGGTATTCGAAAGATAAGAGTGTTTTCATTCTTCGACAAAATGCTCTTGAGGCTTTACGTGGGCTGGCTGATAATTCCGTTGACTCAATTTTTTTGCTTGATGTCATTGAGCATATGGAAAAGGACGAAGGTTTGTCCCTGATTGAAGAAATGGAGCGGGTAGCAAGAGAGCAAATTATTGTTTTTACTCCCCTTGGATTTATGCCGCAACACATAGAGCAAGGCGGAAAGGATGCATGGGGTCTTTCGGGTGCGAGCGTTCAGGAGCATCGCTCGGGCTGGTTTCCGAGTGATTTTCCTGTCGCCTGGAATTTTTTTGTCTGTAATGAATACCACTTAACAGATTCAGATGGACGTGCCTTTGCTGAACCTTACGGCGCATTCTTTGCAGTTCGAAACTACGAGCATAAGACATTTGTAACTGCGGTAGATATGGTGGATATTCGCAGGCCACTTCCATCAGAAATTGAATCAGAGCGGTTATCTGTGGAATTAAATGAGACTCGAGTAAGGGGTCTGCAAATTGAGGCTGAAAAAAAACATCTGATTAGCACAATTGAGGCTGAAAAAAAACATCTGATTAGCACTCTAGATGATTTGTATGCTCAGCTAAAAGTATCGAATAGTGATTTTCAGTCTCTATATGAGACTTACGAAAATATTATTAAATATAGGCTGGTTCGGGCGGCTCTAAAGGTGTCTAAATTAATACATAAAGCTTAATGGCAAATTTAAATATTTTTAACATTAATGGCTATGAATCACCAGGTAGAAGATTCAATGGGATTTCAATTACCGAGTTATTGTCAAGATATGGGATTAACGCTTCACATTTTGTTTGGGAAAAGGATACAAATGATGACATGATTCTCACATGTGAGGGTAAGTACGTAAGACGCGTAAATGAATTTATTAGAAGAGTAGAGGATAGGTTATCCCTTCAGTCGGTATTATACCCCAACGCACGAAAAATCATGAAGATGCCTGCATTTGAAAATGCTGATGTACTGCATTTGCATATAATTCATTCGGGGTATTTGAGTTTTGGCGACCTTCCGGTACTCACCAATGCAAAGCCCACTGTTTGGACTTTGCATGATCCTTGGGCGATGACTGGGCATTGTGTCTATCCAATCTCCTGCAATAGATGGCTTAACGAGTGTGGTCAATGCCCCGATCTAAACGCGCATTTTCCACTACGTTTTGATACAACTAATTTCTTATTTCACTACAAAAGAAAAGCGTATAAAAAATCTAACTTCGATCTTATTGTTGCCTCTAGTTGGATGGAGGACATGGTTTCTCGCTCACCAATGTTTGAGCATGCAAGGGTCCACAAGATTCCATTTGGGATAGATCTCGATTTCTTTTCTGATAAAGCCGCACCGGATGCAAGGGCCCGGTTTGGAATTCCGGATGATGCCTTGGTGATTTGTTTTAGAGCAGTTAATAATTCATTTAAAGGTTTGCCATTTATACTTGAGGCATTAAGAAGAATAAAATCTTCAAAACGAATATGCCTTCTAACTTTTAACACTGCGGGACTTTTAGAGGAGTTTCGCAACACATTCCAGATAGTTGAATTAGGATGGACAAACGATGAGCAGCTGACACGAGATGCATTTGTAGCATCTGATATTTTTTTAATGCCTTCTACTGCAGAGGCTTTTGGAGTAATGGCGATAGAAGCTTTGGCGTGTTCAAAACCATTGATTGTATTTGAGGGGACAGCCCTCCCAGAAGTGGTATTTTCTCCTGATGTTGGTATTGCAGTCCCAATGAGGGATGCAGTTAGTCTATTTGATTCGCTGCAAAGATTAATTGAGAATTCTGAGGAAAGAGCTTTTCGTGGGAAGCTGGGCAGGAAAGTCGCTGAAAAATATTACGGCCAAGATTTGTTTGCTGCTAGATTAAGTGAGGTATATAAGATGGTAGCTCAATCATGAAGATCCTTTTGGTGACAGATATACCCCCCTGCAAAAATTTTACCGCAGGTTTGGTGTTAGACAGGCTTGTAAGTTTCCTGCCCAAGAAAAAAATTGCAATTTGTGCAGTCATAAATTCAACTCTACATCCAGAAATTCCGATTGAATTAAATGATATTCCTAAACTCATTTTAGTAAAACCTAAGGAGAGTGGTTTTTCTGGCTTAGCATTTGGGCTTCATAGACCATTGAATATTTTGAATGAGGTTTTAAGGGGGGTTAGGGTTAGATTTCTTATTCTCCCAAAAATTATTGCATTTGCTCGAGCCCAGAAAATTGAAGCAATTTGGATCGTGCTGCAAGGGCAAACAATGGTTCGTATCGCCAATCCGCTGGCAAATAAACTTTCTTTACCTATGTTTACTCAGGTATGGGATCCACTGGGATGGTGGTTGAGAGAAAATTTTGTGACGGGCTTAATGGAGCGACATTTTCTCTCTCTCTACGCAAAGGCCATAAGGTCTAGCAGATGCTGTGCCACTGCTTCATTGGCCATGTCTGAATTATATTCATCGGAGTATCTGGTTGGAACTCAAGCAGTGATAGCGGGCCTTCCCGCGCGATATTCTCAGGGCTCACAATTTACATTAAATGGTAATGCTAAGTTTCTTATAGGTATGGCAGGCCAATTCTATTCAACTGAAGAGTGGAATAGTCTGATAGCAGCGCTAGACGCTGCGAATTGGGTAATTTCAGGGAAAGAGATATGGGTAAGGGTGCTTGGGCCTGGTTTTCAGTCTTTTACGCAATCCCCTAAAAATATTGAATATTTGGGTTGGAGATCACAGATTGAGACGGTTAAATCCCTAAGAGACTGCGATTTGCTTTATATCCCCTATTGGTTTTCGGATAAATTTAAGGAGGAGGCTAAGAATAGCTTCCCATCAAAATTAGTTACTTACCTTTGTGCAGGAAGGGCTGTTTTTTGCCATGCCCCTATTTATGCTTCGCCCTCTATTTACCTTTCGGAAAATGAGGCCGGTTACTTATGCCATTCTCTGGACCCAAAAGAAATAATAAGAAAAATTGCGGGGGTTATTGAGGATCCAGATCGTTATGCAAAAATCTCTGAGAATGGATCTACTTGTTTTCATAGAGACTTTACATTGGAGAGCATGAAAAAATCTTTCAATGATTTTTTAGGTATCAAGGAATTAAATTAAATGGGCAAATATTACCCAAGGCCACTTTGGATTGGAGGAAATTATTTTGACCTTATTTGTCAATTAATTAAAAGAGATATTGAAGCCAAATACCGAGGGAGCTTATTTGGTATTTTGTGGTCCCTCCTGAACCCATTCCTATATCTTGGGGTATATTTTTTAATATTTAAATATTTTTTACCATCGAGATCGTCAAATCAAGAAAGTAATGCCACCTTTATATTATCTCTATTTTTAGGTTTGATCATATTTAATTTTTTCTCAGACTGCATAAATCGCTCGCCTAGCTTAATAACTTCTAATCCAAATTATGTGAAAAAAGTAGTATTCCCATTGGAGTTATTGGTTTTTGTCTCTATTGGCTCGGCATTTTATAATTTGATTATTGGTTTTATTGCTTGGTTTGTAATGTATTTTTATATTTATGGCCAATTTAACTGGGTAATGGTATTGGCACCGATATTTGTATTGCCCCTCGGCCTTTTTGTACTCGGATTTTCATGGTTTTTGAGTGCGCTAGGGGTATATATACGGGATATTATTCAACTAATGCCTCCACTAACCCAATTACTCATGTTTTTATCCCCCATTTTCTACGACCTTAGTCAAGCGCCAAAATGGGCAAGACAGTTGATTCTATTCAATCCTTTGTCGTTTGTAATAGAGCAAGAAAGGTTGGTGTTAATTGGAGGCATTTCGCCAGATATTTTGGGCTTCACACTCTATATTTTTATAGGCTTAATTATTGCTTCAGTAGGGCTGTGGTTTTTTAAAGTTTCCAGGCCTGGATTTGCGGATGTTTTATGACAGAATTAGACAGCTCATTAGGCGCGCCTATGGCGGCAATTACGGTCTCAAATTTGGGAAAGGCTTACCAAATTTACGATGATTCCAAAGATAGATTAAAGCAAATATTATTGGGGTGGAGGAAATCGTATTCTCGCGAATTTTGGGCGCTGCAGAATATAACATTTGAGGTAAAAAAAGGTGGCTCGCTTGGTATTATTGGTAAGAATGGAGCAGGCAAAAGTACTTTGTTGCAGCTGCTTACGGGGACTTTGAGGCCCACATCTGGTTCAGTAATTACCGCTGGAAGGGTTGCTGCAGTTCTTGAACTTGGCGCAGGATTTAATCCTGAGTTTACTGGTAGTGAGAATATATATTTATATGCTAGTTTATTTGGACTCAAGAAGATTGAGATTGATTCCAAATTTAAAGAGATTTTAGATTTTTCAGAATTGCATGAATTTATTAACCAGCCTGTGAGAGTTTATTCAAGTGGAATGCAGGCAAGACTAGCGTTTTCAGTTATAGCTCATGTTGATGCAGACATTCTTATAGTTGACGAGGCGCTTTCTGTTGGGGATGCATTTTTTGCTCAAAAATGCATGAGATTTTTGCGAAACTTTAAGAAGGTTGGTACTGTAATATTTGTTAGTCATGATATTGCGGCTATTACATCTTATTGTGATGAGGTAATTTGGTTGGATGGTGGCAGGAAATATAAATCTGGGCCGGCTAAAGAGGTGTGTGAGGAATATTTTTCATCCTTGTATATGCAGGATGAAGATTCTTTTCGTGATGAACAAGCTCTAATTTTTTCTACTAAAGATGATGAAATAGCAGATGAAGGGCCTCGGAAGAATTTATCCCATGCTAAATTATCGGATCCTGGACTGCAGAATATTGAGTCATTTGGATTCAATTTTGATGCAATGTCTTTTGGCAGGGGTGATGCAAAAATAACTCAAGTTGACTGGGTGGGTAGCGACGAACTCCCTTTATTAACATGTGAGGGCGGAAAAGAAATTATCGTCAGAATAAATGCGACGATGATAAGAGATGTTGTATCGCCAATTATTGGCTTCACTATTAAGGATAGATTAGGGCAGCACCTTATAGGTGGAAATACCTACCATAGCTATAAAAATACCCCTCTATATTTTGAAGCCGGAGCGCTTTTGGAGGCTGAATTCCATTTTAAATTACCAATATTAGCAATAGGTGAGTATTCATTATCAGCGGCAATAGCAAGTGGAACTTTGGCTGATCATACCCAATTGGATTGGATTCACGATGCAATTATCTTTCACGTTAATGCATCTTCAATAGAGGGGGTATTGGTCGGAATGCCAATAGATAGAATTGGGCTTCGTCGAATATTATCGAGTGAAG
Coding sequences within:
- a CDS encoding class I SAM-dependent methyltransferase, with product MNSLQNFMFNNGERLIPYISHDESELIRHRSSYAFFHAVILADLQRIRGINAADKPITIVDLGFGTGYGCSLLSSLPFSKITGVDVEHDCQTFAQQYYRRANVDYVIEDLAKFIPKMKFYDYAVSRGVLEHVSDGLNLIGDIKFNRRALIDVPFDEPLGNEHHVITGIKAADFAHLENCEIFYEDIEGNIYDSSSLPSNVNMIMVVLSAPSEPKISSFINFPINAIKSNELEYLNAEGLVGGLVNYYPNADALNQAIVNYIRYVDVVLDVGCGIVPMAYFRPKIHLMVEPWQEYVDILVQRYSKDKSVFILRQNALEALRGLADNSVDSIFLLDVIEHMEKDEGLSLIEEMERVAREQIIVFTPLGFMPQHIEQGGKDAWGLSGASVQEHRSGWFPSDFPVAWNFFVCNEYHLTDSDGRAFAEPYGAFFAVRNYEHKTFVTAVDMVDIRRPLPSEIESERLSVELNETRVRGLQIEAEKKHLISTIEAEKKHLISTLDDLYAQLKVSNSDFQSLYETYENIIKYRLVRAALKVSKLIHKA
- a CDS encoding glycosyltransferase is translated as MANLNIFNINGYESPGRRFNGISITELLSRYGINASHFVWEKDTNDDMILTCEGKYVRRVNEFIRRVEDRLSLQSVLYPNARKIMKMPAFENADVLHLHIIHSGYLSFGDLPVLTNAKPTVWTLHDPWAMTGHCVYPISCNRWLNECGQCPDLNAHFPLRFDTTNFLFHYKRKAYKKSNFDLIVASSWMEDMVSRSPMFEHARVHKIPFGIDLDFFSDKAAPDARARFGIPDDALVICFRAVNNSFKGLPFILEALRRIKSSKRICLLTFNTAGLLEEFRNTFQIVELGWTNDEQLTRDAFVASDIFLMPSTAEAFGVMAIEALACSKPLIVFEGTALPEVVFSPDVGIAVPMRDAVSLFDSLQRLIENSEERAFRGKLGRKVAEKYYGQDLFAARLSEVYKMVAQS
- a CDS encoding glycosyltransferase; translation: MKILLVTDIPPCKNFTAGLVLDRLVSFLPKKKIAICAVINSTLHPEIPIELNDIPKLILVKPKESGFSGLAFGLHRPLNILNEVLRGVRVRFLILPKIIAFARAQKIEAIWIVLQGQTMVRIANPLANKLSLPMFTQVWDPLGWWLRENFVTGLMERHFLSLYAKAIRSSRCCATASLAMSELYSSEYLVGTQAVIAGLPARYSQGSQFTLNGNAKFLIGMAGQFYSTEEWNSLIAALDAANWVISGKEIWVRVLGPGFQSFTQSPKNIEYLGWRSQIETVKSLRDCDLLYIPYWFSDKFKEEAKNSFPSKLVTYLCAGRAVFCHAPIYASPSIYLSENEAGYLCHSLDPKEIIRKIAGVIEDPDRYAKISENGSTCFHRDFTLESMKKSFNDFLGIKELN
- a CDS encoding ABC transporter permease, whose amino-acid sequence is MGKYYPRPLWIGGNYFDLICQLIKRDIEAKYRGSLFGILWSLLNPFLYLGVYFLIFKYFLPSRSSNQESNATFILSLFLGLIIFNFFSDCINRSPSLITSNPNYVKKVVFPLELLVFVSIGSAFYNLIIGFIAWFVMYFYIYGQFNWVMVLAPIFVLPLGLFVLGFSWFLSALGVYIRDIIQLMPPLTQLLMFLSPIFYDLSQAPKWARQLILFNPLSFVIEQERLVLIGGISPDILGFTLYIFIGLIIASVGLWFFKVSRPGFADVL
- a CDS encoding ABC transporter ATP-binding protein, which codes for MTELDSSLGAPMAAITVSNLGKAYQIYDDSKDRLKQILLGWRKSYSREFWALQNITFEVKKGGSLGIIGKNGAGKSTLLQLLTGTLRPTSGSVITAGRVAAVLELGAGFNPEFTGSENIYLYASLFGLKKIEIDSKFKEILDFSELHEFINQPVRVYSSGMQARLAFSVIAHVDADILIVDEALSVGDAFFAQKCMRFLRNFKKVGTVIFVSHDIAAITSYCDEVIWLDGGRKYKSGPAKEVCEEYFSSLYMQDEDSFRDEQALIFSTKDDEIADEGPRKNLSHAKLSDPGLQNIESFGFNFDAMSFGRGDAKITQVDWVGSDELPLLTCEGGKEIIVRINATMIRDVVSPIIGFTIKDRLGQHLIGGNTYHSYKNTPLYFEAGALLEAEFHFKLPILAIGEYSLSAAIASGTLADHTQLDWIHDAIIFHVNASSIEGVLVGMPIDRIGLRRILSSEGATLLEG